The following are from one region of the Staphylococcus schleiferi genome:
- a CDS encoding ABC-F family ATP-binding cassette domain-containing protein produces MEAYKIEHLNKSYADKVIFDDLHLSISHQERIGLVGINGTGKSSLLKVIAGKDDDFDAEQSHPKNYRIRYAAQNHDLNPEMTVYETVYGANSKELQVIKRYEEATATYAEVQSDQAFDAMMAAQTEMDNLGAWDYSAEIKTILSRLGIHDTTRQLGSLSGGQQKRVILARTLIEKPDLLLLDEPTNHLDFESIHWLIQFVKSYPKTVVFVTHDRYFLNEVATRIVELKNGQLETYPGNYEAYIAMRAEREEIEARQQTKQRALYKQELAWMRAGVKARTTKQQARQDRFHDLEKQVNAQKSQEKGSLGLAYSRLGKQVFELENVTKAINQRTLFENITTLIQKGAQIGIVGPNGAGKTTLLNILAGEDTAYEGVVKVGQTVKIAYFKQTDERLNRDIRMIDFLREESELARQKDGTTISITQLLERFLFPSATHGKKVYKLSGGEQKRLYLLKLLVHQPNVLLLDEPTNDLDTETLTILEDYIQTFGGTVITVSHDRYFLNKVVDCYWYIHDGQFDVILGQFEDYLAYQKQYVEASTQVKDSKDTPKEQPKKKKKGLSYKEKREYDMLIVRIDETETRLKAIDEEMIEANADYSKIKALSEEKEALETQYDLDITRWSELEEILEQ; encoded by the coding sequence GTGGAAGCGTATAAAATTGAACACCTCAATAAATCGTATGCGGATAAAGTGATATTTGATGACCTTCATCTATCCATTTCTCATCAAGAACGAATTGGATTAGTAGGAATTAATGGGACAGGGAAGAGTTCGTTATTAAAGGTGATTGCAGGTAAAGACGATGACTTTGATGCCGAACAGTCGCATCCTAAAAATTATCGCATTCGCTATGCTGCACAAAATCATGATTTAAATCCCGAGATGACAGTGTACGAAACAGTATATGGTGCAAACTCTAAAGAGTTACAAGTTATTAAGCGTTATGAAGAAGCCACTGCAACTTATGCTGAAGTACAAAGTGACCAAGCTTTTGATGCAATGATGGCAGCGCAAACAGAAATGGACAATTTAGGTGCATGGGATTACAGTGCTGAAATTAAAACGATACTTTCTAGATTAGGTATTCATGATACAACGCGGCAACTCGGATCTTTGTCAGGGGGCCAACAAAAGCGCGTTATTTTAGCACGTACATTAATTGAAAAACCAGATTTACTGCTTTTAGATGAGCCGACCAATCATTTAGACTTTGAATCTATCCATTGGCTTATTCAGTTTGTAAAATCTTACCCGAAAACAGTTGTCTTTGTGACGCATGACCGCTACTTTTTAAACGAAGTGGCGACGCGCATTGTAGAACTGAAGAATGGTCAGCTAGAAACGTATCCGGGTAATTATGAGGCCTATATCGCGATGCGTGCAGAACGAGAAGAAATCGAAGCACGCCAACAAACCAAGCAACGTGCCCTATACAAACAAGAACTTGCGTGGATGCGTGCGGGCGTTAAGGCGAGAACGACGAAACAACAAGCGAGACAAGATCGGTTCCATGATTTAGAAAAGCAAGTCAATGCGCAAAAATCACAGGAAAAAGGATCACTAGGTCTTGCTTATTCACGCTTAGGTAAACAAGTTTTTGAACTAGAAAATGTAACGAAAGCAATCAATCAACGCACGTTATTTGAAAATATTACAACATTGATTCAAAAAGGGGCACAAATTGGTATTGTTGGACCGAATGGCGCTGGTAAAACAACATTATTGAATATTTTAGCAGGAGAAGACACCGCATATGAGGGTGTCGTTAAAGTGGGTCAAACGGTTAAAATTGCTTACTTTAAACAAACAGATGAGCGTTTAAATCGAGATATTCGTATGATTGATTTTCTGCGAGAAGAGAGTGAATTAGCCCGTCAAAAGGATGGCACAACCATTTCGATTACACAGTTGTTGGAGCGTTTTCTCTTTCCGAGTGCGACTCATGGTAAAAAAGTATATAAACTGTCTGGTGGAGAACAGAAGCGCTTATATTTACTTAAATTGTTAGTTCATCAACCGAATGTTCTATTATTAGATGAACCGACGAATGACTTAGATACTGAAACATTGACGATCCTTGAAGACTATATTCAAACTTTTGGTGGAACAGTCATTACCGTAAGCCATGACCGTTACTTTTTAAATAAAGTCGTCGATTGTTATTGGTATATTCATGACGGGCAATTTGATGTGATATTAGGACAATTTGAGGACTATCTTGCTTATCAGAAACAATACGTTGAAGCATCAACACAAGTGAAAGATTCGAAAGATACGCCAAAAGAACAACCGAAGAAAAAGAAAAAAGGATTATCATATAAAGAAAAAAGAGAATACGACATGTTAATCGTTAGAATTGATGAAACAGAAACACGTCTCAAAGCCATTGACGAAGAGATGATTGAAGCCAACGCAGATTATTCCAAAATCAAAGCATTGAGTGAAGAAAAAGAAGCGCTTGAGACGCAATATGATTTAGACATCACGAGATGGAGTGAACTAGAAGAAATTTTAGAACAGTAA
- a CDS encoding ZIP family metal transporter — translation MVEYISNAPPFLQALIAGIVTWLLTALGAAVVFIFKKVNTRVLSSMQGFAAGIMIAASFWSLLQPAIESSADSATPWLPATIGFLLGGVFIRSLDGVIPHIHRNAKEASQRQEGVKTHLDKNTLLLLAITLHNIPEGLAIGVAFGGIATGNAHATWLGALGLAIGIGIQNIPEGAALSLPIHASGQTKWRAFNYGQASALVEPIFAAIGAAAVLVVTPILPYALAFAAGAMIFVVVEELIPDSQSGDNTDLATLSLMLGFTIMMILDVALG, via the coding sequence TTGGTGGAATATATTTCAAATGCACCGCCCTTTCTTCAAGCACTCATTGCAGGTATCGTGACTTGGCTTTTAACTGCATTAGGGGCTGCAGTGGTATTTATTTTTAAAAAGGTCAATACACGTGTACTGAGTTCAATGCAAGGTTTCGCAGCCGGTATTATGATTGCTGCGAGTTTTTGGTCACTTTTGCAGCCTGCTATTGAAAGCAGTGCTGACAGTGCGACGCCGTGGTTACCTGCGACGATTGGCTTTCTTCTAGGGGGCGTATTTATCCGTTCTTTAGATGGGGTCATCCCGCATATCCATCGCAATGCAAAAGAAGCGTCACAAAGACAAGAGGGTGTCAAGACGCACTTAGATAAAAACACATTGCTATTACTCGCGATTACTTTGCACAACATACCAGAGGGGCTTGCGATTGGGGTTGCGTTCGGCGGTATTGCAACTGGAAATGCACATGCAACATGGCTTGGCGCTTTAGGGTTGGCAATAGGGATCGGCATACAAAATATTCCTGAGGGTGCCGCATTGTCACTTCCTATACACGCATCAGGTCAAACAAAGTGGCGCGCTTTTAATTACGGGCAAGCTTCAGCGCTCGTCGAACCGATTTTTGCAGCAATAGGTGCTGCAGCTGTTTTGGTCGTGACGCCAATATTACCATATGCATTGGCATTTGCAGCAGGCGCAATGATTTTTGTCGTTGTTGAAGAACTGATTCCAGATTCACAATCTGGGGATAATACAGACCTCGCAACTTTGAGTTTGATGCTTGGTTTTACCATAATGATGATACTCGATGTTGCATTAGGCTAA
- a CDS encoding DNA glycosylase AlkZ-like family protein: MQISNKQIKNFSIFKQKLNKGNYFTDIYDALDNIGIVQLDSINVFLKTQDLYFVNRIKSYEQEDLLKCYEKFKISENYSRALTINNMQDDNKHFWRQASFYEKYKRSYNTDDFDLMEKILESISENTLLSFKELTNIYKYNKSKGWKKGKIQDLTDFLFRTGQIGVLRDKNFQRYLYKKETIDNSYSYKESLKYYVLCSLEGLGVLTAKEIAFEWKVKINDVQEVLSELEKLNEVNALFNEAEKHYILNKDIECFNNQSSEIVSKNVFLSPFDNLIYNRTRLKKLFSFEYRLESYIPKKKRKNGYYALPILIENNLIGTIDLNYNREENELIVLSLNILQAYRNRKIEKKCFVF, from the coding sequence ATGCAAATATCAAACAAACAAATTAAAAATTTTAGTATATTCAAACAGAAGTTAAATAAAGGTAATTATTTTACTGATATATATGATGCTCTTGATAATATAGGTATAGTTCAGTTAGATAGTATTAACGTTTTTCTTAAGACCCAAGATTTGTATTTTGTAAATAGAATTAAAAGTTATGAGCAAGAAGATTTATTAAAATGTTATGAAAAATTTAAAATAAGTGAAAATTATAGTAGAGCGCTAACTATAAATAATATGCAAGATGATAATAAACATTTTTGGAGGCAGGCTAGCTTCTATGAAAAATATAAAAGGTCTTATAACACAGACGATTTTGATTTAATGGAAAAGATATTAGAGTCTATTTCAGAAAATACGCTATTATCGTTTAAAGAATTAACTAACATCTATAAGTATAATAAGTCTAAAGGGTGGAAAAAAGGCAAAATACAAGATTTAACAGATTTTTTATTTAGAACGGGACAGATAGGAGTTTTAAGAGATAAGAATTTTCAAAGGTATCTATATAAAAAAGAAACTATAGATAATTCGTATAGCTATAAGGAATCTTTAAAATATTATGTGTTGTGTTCTCTTGAAGGATTAGGTGTATTAACAGCTAAGGAAATAGCATTTGAATGGAAAGTGAAAATTAACGACGTTCAAGAGGTTTTAAGTGAATTAGAGAAGTTAAATGAAGTGAATGCTTTGTTTAATGAAGCTGAAAAGCATTATATACTTAACAAAGATATTGAGTGTTTTAATAATCAAAGTAGTGAAATAGTATCTAAAAATGTGTTTTTATCTCCTTTTGATAATTTAATTTATAATAGAACACGATTAAAAAAACTTTTTTCTTTTGAATATAGATTAGAGTCTTATATTCCTAAAAAAAAGAGGAAAAATGGCTATTATGCTTTGCCAATTTTAATAGAAAATAATTTAATAGGCACTATAGATTTAAATTACAATAGAGAGGAGAATGAATTAATAGTTTTATCATTAAATATCCTACAAGCATATAGAAATAGAAAAATAGAAAAAAAGTGTTTTGTCTTTTAG
- a CDS encoding MFS transporter, giving the protein MISILKQKNFLSLISGSFISNLGDAMANLFLVWLIYSITNQPIYIAIALLCLEVPAILFSPLIGRLIDKNIKIITYISFLSRAIVFFIIPILLYDNNVYIVFILLFISGTFSSANDILSNILIPKVVNKNELISANSIHYIQFDIALILGPIISGIFLNFHYNSIGFIVNAITFLISLFLFLKLINKLDNKKLSDIAQKDISKNYSLKKILKETSVLSLLINNSFWNLFIWGVYPVVIPIFIKSEIGDSPIIFSLFSSLLSLGIVVGSVIISKLKVRSNRKIIDFSIIAHGVIFFAIGISNNEFFFLLLALLFGIISVPAMIFSKTYIQENIPEQNQGEIFSLFYSFSTAGYPLGLALSGFIVNVLGVKYTIVILSTILITIVAFSIIIRGVYANIKQTN; this is encoded by the coding sequence ATGATTTCAATTTTAAAACAAAAGAATTTTTTGAGTTTAATTAGTGGTAGTTTTATTTCAAATCTAGGAGATGCCATGGCTAATTTATTTTTAGTTTGGTTGATATATTCTATAACTAATCAACCTATTTATATTGCCATCGCATTACTTTGTTTAGAAGTACCTGCAATTCTATTTTCTCCATTAATTGGGAGACTAATTGATAAAAATATAAAAATAATTACATATATATCGTTTTTATCAAGAGCTATAGTGTTTTTTATAATACCAATATTATTATACGATAATAATGTATATATAGTATTCATTTTACTCTTTATTTCGGGTACGTTTTCATCAGCTAATGATATATTATCAAATATTTTAATACCTAAAGTTGTTAATAAAAATGAGTTAATATCCGCTAATAGTATTCATTATATCCAATTTGATATAGCGCTTATTCTAGGGCCGATTATTTCAGGGATTTTCTTGAATTTTCATTATAATAGTATTGGTTTTATAGTGAATGCAATTACATTTTTAATTTCATTATTTCTATTTTTAAAACTTATAAATAAATTGGATAATAAAAAACTTAGTGACATAGCTCAAAAAGATATTTCAAAAAATTATTCTTTGAAAAAAATTTTAAAAGAAACTAGTGTTTTATCATTGTTAATAAATAACTCATTTTGGAATCTATTTATATGGGGGGTATATCCGGTTGTGATACCTATATTTATTAAGAGTGAAATTGGTGATAGTCCAATAATATTTTCTTTATTTTCATCTCTTTTGTCTTTAGGCATAGTTGTAGGAAGTGTTATTATTTCTAAGTTAAAAGTTAGAAGTAATAGAAAGATCATTGATTTTTCTATCATAGCGCATGGAGTAATATTTTTTGCTATAGGTATATCTAATAATGAATTTTTCTTTCTTTTGCTAGCATTATTATTTGGCATTATTTCTGTTCCAGCAATGATATTTTCTAAGACTTATATACAAGAAAATATACCTGAGCAAAATCAAGGGGAAATATTTTCTTTATTTTATTCTTTTAGTACAGCAGGCTATCCTTTGGGATTGGCTTTATCAGGTTTTATAGTTAATGTACTAGGTGTTAAGTATACTATTGTTATTTTATCAACAATTTTAATAACAATTGTTGCTTTTTCGATTATAATCAGAGGTGTTTATGCAAATATCAAACAAACAAATTAA
- a CDS encoding YncE family protein, giving the protein MKEKFIYVTNTDSNDISVISSKQESELTRIPVGGSPRGSMALHKSLPYGYVCNCAGDTISKIDLTNNKEDSKIKVGLAPRGVCVDPNKEIIYVSNSGSSDVSIVSTENDQEISRIKVGENPRFLSVSSDGKYLSVPCSGSDSIYIIELGENILDSKISSIVELGENAKPYHAFTHKNYNVYTANTHRHSVSVIDLHKKTLITEIPVGYGPRAVIADPYKNLVYVSCEASNSVSAIDINKNEEIKHIDVGPTPRGLKIDEESETLYVSAFKRTMISKYNQDGDGLSVVDLKTLERKGYVKTGLGPCSVSIYEPSSETLINTYETNNSTTV; this is encoded by the coding sequence ATGAAAGAAAAGTTTATTTATGTAACTAATACTGATTCAAATGACATTTCTGTAATTAGTAGTAAGCAGGAGAGCGAATTAACTAGGATTCCTGTAGGAGGGAGTCCTAGAGGTAGTATGGCTTTACACAAAAGCTTGCCTTATGGTTACGTTTGTAATTGCGCAGGTGATACAATTTCAAAAATAGACCTTACAAATAACAAAGAAGATAGCAAAATCAAAGTAGGACTGGCTCCTAGGGGGGTATGTGTCGATCCTAACAAAGAAATTATATATGTTTCTAATTCGGGATCAAGCGATGTTTCTATTGTTTCAACTGAAAATGATCAGGAAATTTCACGTATTAAGGTTGGCGAGAACCCTAGATTTTTATCTGTATCTTCAGATGGGAAATATTTAAGTGTACCTTGCTCTGGTTCAGATAGTATTTATATTATTGAATTAGGTGAGAATATTTTAGATTCAAAAATTAGTTCAATAGTTGAATTAGGCGAAAATGCTAAACCATATCACGCATTTACACACAAAAACTATAATGTCTATACAGCAAATACTCATAGGCATTCTGTAAGTGTTATTGATTTGCATAAAAAGACATTGATTACTGAAATACCCGTAGGCTATGGACCAAGAGCTGTTATAGCTGATCCTTATAAAAACCTTGTATATGTAAGTTGTGAAGCTTCGAATTCAGTAAGTGCAATTGATATAAATAAAAATGAAGAAATAAAACATATTGATGTTGGTCCTACACCTAGAGGATTAAAAATTGATGAGGAAAGCGAAACTCTATATGTTTCAGCTTTTAAACGAACTATGATTAGTAAATATAATCAAGATGGCGACGGTTTATCTGTAGTAGACCTGAAAACGTTAGAAAGAAAGGGATATGTTAAAACAGGATTAGGACCTTGTAGTGTATCTATATATGAACCAAGTTCAGAAACACTTATTAATACTTATGAAACTAACAATAGTACAACGGTATAA